In one Winogradskyella sp. MH6 genomic region, the following are encoded:
- a CDS encoding glycosyltransferase, producing MFKHYLITRFNLKNKNWEVTKNNETLLTREWMTHRIGLFSNFCLPSVASQSNTKFEWLLFFDTSTDSDFKDEIETLLKPYSHFKSFYIDGMGAFHSSIKHYIEEDSKDTPYIITSRIDNDDCIHKDYINTIQKQFKSQDFMAIDVLKGYSLQISPEIMLGKKEHIFNPFISLIEKNEAPKTVWFSDHNMWKKESRRVEISDKRLWMSIIHEKNKVNEFDGYDNVDWDNIKTQFIVSETIEEKISKEIIPHKKWRKLSLKNKLYVNYVLASKKFKKALGLYKIK from the coding sequence ATGTTTAAACACTATCTCATTACACGTTTTAACCTCAAGAATAAAAATTGGGAAGTAACTAAAAATAACGAAACGCTTTTAACACGTGAATGGATGACACATCGCATTGGCTTGTTTAGTAATTTCTGTCTACCTTCTGTTGCTAGCCAAAGTAACACTAAGTTTGAATGGCTATTGTTCTTTGATACAAGTACAGATTCTGATTTTAAGGATGAAATAGAAACTTTACTAAAACCTTATTCGCATTTTAAATCCTTTTATATTGATGGCATGGGCGCTTTTCACTCTTCCATCAAACATTATATTGAAGAAGATAGTAAGGATACTCCATACATCATCACCTCTCGTATAGACAATGACGACTGTATTCATAAAGATTACATCAATACAATTCAAAAGCAATTTAAGTCACAAGATTTTATGGCTATTGATGTTTTAAAAGGCTATTCGCTTCAAATTTCACCTGAAATTATGCTAGGTAAAAAAGAGCATATTTTTAATCCTTTTATAAGTCTTATCGAAAAAAATGAAGCTCCAAAAACCGTTTGGTTTAGTGACCATAATATGTGGAAAAAAGAATCGAGACGTGTTGAAATTTCAGACAAACGTCTTTGGATGTCTATAATACACGAAAAAAATAAAGTCAATGAATTTGATGGTTATGACAATGTAGATTGGGATAATATAAAAACTCAGTTTATCGTATCTGAAACTATTGAAGAAAAAATATCTAAAGAGATTATTCCGCATAAAAAATGGCGAAAATTAAGCCTAAAGAATAAGCTCTACGTTAATTATGTTCTTGCCAGTAAAAAGTTTAAAAAAGCCTTGGGACTCTATAAAATAAAGTAA
- a CDS encoding Kdo domain containing protein yields MSVTIKIHKNSALSKDSLMKAIENFDHEGEMIGNGYRNVIKILTIDGQRYNIKEFKVPNLVNKIVYRFFRKSKAERSFLYGQRLLDLGILTPSPEAYIEYKSLFIFGKSYYISKQLEYDFTIRKLIDEPECDDYDNILRQFTQFTYKLHENGIHFLDHSPGNTLIKKTSTGYDFYLVDLNRMEFKTLTYDERMANFARLSPKDYMLDIISDEYAKLINKPHDEVRERMYYFSQKFSSGFKKKEAFKKKYYFWRKKKN; encoded by the coding sequence ATGTCAGTAACCATTAAAATACACAAAAACTCAGCCTTGTCAAAAGACAGCTTAATGAAAGCTATTGAGAATTTTGACCATGAAGGAGAAATGATTGGTAATGGTTACCGAAACGTCATTAAAATTCTAACGATTGATGGGCAACGGTATAATATCAAGGAATTTAAGGTTCCTAATCTAGTCAATAAAATTGTCTATCGTTTTTTTAGAAAAAGTAAGGCAGAGCGATCATTTCTTTATGGTCAACGTTTATTGGACTTGGGAATTCTTACACCTTCACCTGAAGCTTATATAGAGTATAAATCGCTATTTATATTTGGAAAAAGTTACTATATAAGTAAACAATTAGAATACGATTTTACAATCCGAAAGCTTATTGATGAGCCAGAGTGTGATGACTACGATAATATTCTCAGGCAGTTTACACAGTTTACGTATAAGTTACACGAAAACGGTATTCATTTTTTAGATCATTCGCCAGGTAATACACTTATAAAAAAGACGAGTACTGGCTACGATTTTTATTTAGTAGACCTCAATCGTATGGAGTTTAAGACGTTAACCTATGATGAGCGTATGGCAAATTTTGCACGTTTATCTCCAAAAGATTATATGCTAGACATCATTAGTGATGAATATGCCAAATTGATAAACAAACCTCATGATGAAGTTAGAGAACGTATGTATTACTTTTCACAAAAGTTTTCGTCTGGCTTTAAAAAGAAAGAGGCTTTTAAAAAGAAATATTATTTCTGGCGAAAAAAGAAAAACTAA
- a CDS encoding glycosyltransferase family 2 protein has product MLKLSGVIITFNEERNIERCLQSLVNVVDEIVVVDSYSTDNTKAICQKFNATFIEQKFLGYIEQKNFALQQASYNHIVSLDGDEALSEELQKSIIKLKNNWVFDGYYANRYNNFCGQWIKHSDWYPNKKMRVFDKTKAEWTGINPHDNVQFLDSNTKSGHLKGDILHWTYQTYSEFNKKTEHFSTIAAKAYFDKGKTAPIWKIIWNPTWAFFKSYFLRLGFLDGFNGFVICVQTANITFLKYSKLRELYKKKI; this is encoded by the coding sequence ATGCTAAAACTATCTGGTGTTATTATTACCTTTAATGAAGAACGAAACATAGAGCGTTGTCTACAATCCTTAGTAAATGTGGTTGATGAGATTGTGGTTGTAGATTCTTATTCTACTGATAACACTAAAGCAATTTGCCAAAAATTTAATGCTACGTTTATTGAGCAAAAATTTCTCGGCTATATAGAACAGAAAAACTTTGCTTTACAACAAGCTTCTTACAACCATATTGTTTCTCTTGATGGTGATGAAGCGCTTTCTGAAGAACTTCAAAAATCTATTATTAAACTAAAAAACAACTGGGTTTTTGATGGATATTATGCCAACCGTTATAATAATTTTTGCGGACAATGGATAAAGCATAGTGATTGGTATCCTAATAAAAAAATGCGTGTTTTTGACAAAACCAAAGCAGAATGGACAGGTATTAATCCGCATGACAATGTTCAATTTTTAGACAGCAATACCAAAAGTGGTCACTTAAAAGGAGATATTTTGCATTGGACCTACCAAACCTACTCTGAATTCAATAAAAAAACCGAACATTTCTCAACCATCGCTGCTAAAGCTTATTTCGATAAAGGTAAAACTGCTCCTATTTGGAAAATTATCTGGAATCCAACTTGGGCTTTTTTTAAGTCTTATTTCTTAAGACTTGGTTTTTTAGATGGATTTAATGGGTTTGTCATCTGCGTACAAACCGCAAATATTACTTTTTTGAAGTATTCTAAGCTGCGTGAACTATATAAAAAGAAAATTTAG
- a CDS encoding glycosyltransferase family 2 protein encodes MQSRPKASVIISTYNQPQWLALVLHSYNIQTESNFELIIADDGSDDRTKAVIDAFKTYSKLNVLHVWQKDEGFQKTKILNKAIVASHSEYLIFTDGDCIAREDFVETHLKLKRPHCALSGGYFKLSETVSQSITKDVIDTQKCFDKQWLLVKGQSKTFKLNKLTKSKVKANLLNTLTPTKATFDGMNVSCFKSDILAVNGFDERMQYGGEDREVGERMMNNGIKFLQVRYSTICVHLHHQRPYKNEEAEKLNLKIRKETKKNKTTYTKFGIKT; translated from the coding sequence ATGCAATCACGACCTAAAGCTTCGGTTATTATAAGTACATACAATCAACCACAATGGTTAGCGTTGGTGCTGCATAGCTATAACATTCAGACCGAATCTAATTTCGAGTTGATTATTGCAGATGATGGTTCAGACGATAGAACAAAAGCTGTGATTGATGCGTTTAAAACCTATTCAAAATTAAATGTCTTACACGTTTGGCAAAAGGATGAAGGGTTTCAAAAAACAAAAATTCTGAATAAAGCTATCGTTGCTTCACATTCAGAATACCTCATATTTACAGACGGAGATTGCATTGCAAGAGAAGACTTTGTGGAAACACATTTAAAGTTAAAACGACCTCATTGTGCGCTTTCTGGAGGTTATTTTAAGTTGTCTGAAACCGTATCTCAAAGCATTACAAAAGATGTTATTGACACTCAAAAATGTTTTGATAAGCAATGGCTTTTAGTTAAAGGTCAGTCCAAAACGTTTAAGTTAAATAAGCTGACTAAATCTAAGGTGAAAGCAAACCTCTTAAATACATTAACACCAACCAAAGCTACTTTTGATGGGATGAATGTTTCCTGTTTTAAAAGCGATATTTTAGCTGTAAATGGTTTTGATGAACGTATGCAATATGGAGGAGAAGATAGAGAAGTAGGTGAACGTATGATGAATAACGGCATCAAATTTCTACAAGTAAGGTATAGTACGATTTGCGTACATTTGCATCATCAAAGACCTTATAAAAACGAAGAAGCAGAAAAGTTAAACCTGAAAATTCGTAAGGAAACAAAAAAAAATAAAACAACATATACCAAGTTTGGTATCAAGACATAA
- a CDS encoding glycosyltransferase family 2 protein, with protein sequence MALPKITVIIATYNKTDWLEKVLYGYSVQTYKDFDIIIADDGSTEETKELIDRFKQDYPVEITHAWHEDKGYRRQKILNEAIVMAKHDYILFTDGDCIPREDFVETHAKHAEKGYFLSGGYCKLPMDISETIAEDDIKSKRCFEVKWLKDQGELSGKNKLKLSAKNGLANFLDVVTPTGATFNNCNSSAWKSDLIAINGYDERMQYGGPDRELGERLVNNGIKTKQIRYKAICLHLDHARGYKTQESLDRNLAIRAKVKKENLKWTEHGIKKGES encoded by the coding sequence ATGGCATTACCTAAAATTACAGTCATTATTGCCACATATAATAAAACAGATTGGTTAGAAAAAGTATTGTACGGTTATAGTGTGCAAACTTATAAAGACTTTGATATTATCATTGCAGATGATGGTTCTACAGAAGAAACCAAAGAATTGATAGATAGGTTTAAACAAGATTATCCTGTAGAAATTACACATGCTTGGCATGAAGACAAAGGGTACAGACGCCAAAAAATATTAAACGAAGCCATAGTAATGGCAAAGCACGATTATATCTTATTTACAGATGGAGATTGTATTCCGCGTGAAGATTTTGTAGAAACACATGCAAAACATGCCGAAAAAGGCTACTTTTTATCTGGTGGTTACTGCAAACTACCAATGGATATTAGCGAAACGATAGCTGAAGATGATATAAAATCTAAACGTTGTTTTGAAGTAAAATGGCTAAAAGATCAAGGCGAACTTAGCGGAAAGAACAAACTAAAACTTTCGGCTAAAAATGGATTGGCAAATTTCTTAGATGTCGTAACTCCAACAGGAGCAACATTTAATAACTGTAATTCCTCTGCTTGGAAATCTGATTTAATAGCTATTAATGGTTACGACGAGCGCATGCAATATGGTGGTCCAGACAGAGAATTGGGCGAGCGTTTGGTAAACAATGGCATCAAAACAAAACAAATACGTTACAAAGCTATTTGTCTGCATCTCGATCATGCTCGCGGTTATAAAACACAAGAATCTTTAGATAGAAATTTAGCCATTAGAGCTAAAGTGAAAAAAGAAAATTTAAAGTGGACCGAACATGGTATTAAAAAAGGTGAATCTTAA
- a CDS encoding glycosyltransferase family 9 protein codes for MKILIIQQKMIGDVLASSILFEAIKHQYPDAELHYLINTHTFPVVDQNPYIDKIQFFTPEHEKSKLKLFKLAKQLRKENYDVIIDVYSKLSSNLITLLSKAKIKVSINKSRNKLLYTHLFKHKAKADTNAGLAIENRLQLLQPLNIDTSKIVRPKIYLTEQEKTDAKNFLESHHIDTNKPLYMIGVLGSGSNKTYPFDYMASVIDTIVKTQPESQILFNYIPKQEADAKAILDLCKSETQNNIHFKVFGKSLRDFLAITQHCDALIGNEGGAINMAKALSIPTFTIFSPWIKKEAWNMFDDGKKHLSVHLKDYNNQSYLGINHPKELKSQASELYLKFKPSFFEEDLIEFLKRL; via the coding sequence TTGAAAATTTTAATCATACAACAAAAAATGATTGGTGATGTTTTGGCTTCAAGCATATTGTTTGAAGCCATTAAGCATCAATATCCTGATGCAGAATTACATTACCTTATTAATACGCATACCTTCCCTGTTGTAGATCAAAATCCTTATATAGATAAGATTCAATTTTTTACACCAGAACATGAAAAAAGTAAACTAAAACTTTTTAAACTTGCTAAACAACTTCGTAAAGAAAATTATGATGTTATTATAGATGTTTACTCTAAGCTATCGAGTAATCTTATCACCCTACTTTCTAAAGCAAAGATTAAAGTTTCTATAAATAAAAGCAGAAATAAGTTACTATACACACACTTATTTAAACACAAGGCAAAAGCTGACACCAATGCTGGTTTGGCAATAGAAAACAGGTTACAATTATTACAACCCTTAAACATTGATACTAGCAAAATTGTTAGACCCAAAATATACCTCACCGAACAAGAAAAAACAGATGCTAAAAATTTCTTAGAATCTCACCACATTGACACTAACAAACCACTCTACATGATTGGTGTTTTAGGTAGCGGATCTAACAAAACCTATCCTTTTGACTATATGGCTTCAGTAATCGACACGATTGTTAAAACGCAGCCTGAAAGCCAGATTTTATTCAATTATATACCAAAACAAGAAGCTGATGCCAAAGCCATTTTAGATTTGTGTAAATCTGAAACTCAAAACAATATTCATTTTAAAGTATTTGGTAAAAGCTTAAGAGATTTTCTAGCTATTACGCAACATTGCGATGCACTAATAGGAAATGAAGGCGGAGCTATAAACATGGCAAAAGCTTTAAGTATACCTACATTTACTATTTTTTCACCTTGGATAAAAAAAGAAGCCTGGAATATGTTCGATGATGGTAAAAAACACCTTTCTGTCCATCTGAAAGATTATAACAACCAATCGTATTTAGGCATCAATCATCCAAAAGAATTAAAATCTCAAGCTTCAGAATTGTATTTAAAATTTAAGCCTTCATTTTTTGAAGAAGACCTGATTGAATTTTTAAAAAGGCTTTAA
- a CDS encoding 2,3,4,5-tetrahydropyridine-2,6-dicarboxylate N-succinyltransferase, with product MKQLQTVIENAWDDRSQLTNKVTIDAIRSVIDLIDAGTLRVAEPTENGWQVNEWVKKAVVLYFPIQKMETHEVGIFEYHDKIPLKRNYMEKGIRVVPHAVARHGAYISKGVIMMPSYVNIGAYVDEGTMVDTWATVGSCAQIGKNVHLSGGVGIGGVLEPLQASPVIIEDGAFIGSRCIVVEGVHVEKEAVLGANVVLTMSTKIIDVTGDEPVEMKGKVPARSVVIPGSYTKKFAAGEYQVPCALIIGKRKESTDKKTSLNDALREYDVAV from the coding sequence ATGAAACAACTACAAACCGTTATAGAAAATGCTTGGGACGACCGTTCTCAATTAACCAATAAAGTTACTATAGATGCAATAAGAAGTGTTATAGACCTTATAGATGCTGGCACATTACGTGTTGCTGAACCAACTGAAAATGGCTGGCAAGTAAATGAATGGGTTAAAAAAGCGGTAGTACTCTACTTCCCTATTCAGAAAATGGAAACGCACGAGGTTGGTATTTTTGAATACCACGACAAAATTCCATTAAAACGAAACTATATGGAAAAAGGGATTAGAGTTGTACCACATGCTGTTGCTAGACATGGAGCTTATATTTCTAAAGGCGTTATTATGATGCCAAGCTATGTTAACATTGGTGCTTATGTAGATGAAGGCACTATGGTAGACACTTGGGCTACAGTTGGTAGTTGTGCACAGATTGGTAAAAATGTACACCTTTCTGGTGGTGTTGGTATTGGTGGTGTATTAGAACCACTGCAAGCTTCTCCTGTTATTATAGAGGATGGTGCTTTTATTGGTAGCCGTTGTATTGTTGTAGAAGGAGTACATGTAGAAAAAGAAGCAGTTCTTGGCGCTAATGTGGTATTAACCATGAGTACTAAAATTATTGATGTTACTGGTGATGAACCTGTAGAAATGAAAGGTAAAGTACCTGCGCGTTCTGTGGTAATTCCAGGAAGTTATACTAAGAAATTTGCTGCTGGCGAATACCAAGTACCTTGCGCTTTAATTATTGGAAAACGTAAAGAGAGTACAGATAAGAAAACTTCTCTAAACGATGCTTTACGCGAGTATGATGTAGCAGTTTAA
- the ruvX gene encoding Holliday junction resolvase RuvX: MGRILAIDFGTRRTGIAVTDPMQIIASGLTTVETKELIQYLKAYVNSEDVEKFVVGEPKQMDNTASESEVHIQKFLEKLIKEFPNIPVVRVDERFTSKMAFQTMIDSGLKKKQRQNKALVDEISATLILQSYLASNF; encoded by the coding sequence ATGGGAAGAATATTAGCCATAGATTTTGGTACAAGAAGAACAGGTATAGCAGTCACGGACCCAATGCAAATCATTGCTTCGGGTTTAACTACTGTTGAAACAAAAGAATTAATTCAATATTTAAAAGCTTATGTTAATTCCGAAGATGTAGAAAAATTTGTGGTTGGCGAACCTAAACAGATGGATAATACAGCTTCAGAAAGTGAAGTTCATATTCAAAAGTTTTTAGAAAAGTTAATTAAGGAGTTTCCAAATATTCCTGTGGTACGTGTAGATGAACGTTTTACGTCAAAAATGGCTTTTCAAACTATGATAGATAGTGGTCTTAAGAAGAAACAGAGACAGAACAAGGCACTTGTAGATGAAATAAGTGCAACCTTAATATTGCAGAGTTATTTGGCTTCAAATTTTTAA
- the def gene encoding peptide deformylase: MILPIVAYGDAVLKKEAKEIDKDYPKLDELIENMYETMYGAYGVGLAAPQVGLPIRLFLVDTEPFSDDEDLSEKDREQMKNFKKTFINAQILEEEGDEWAFNEGCLSIPDVREDVFRKPKIKIQYQDENFETHVEEYDGLIARVIQHEYDHIEGILFTDKLSSFKKRLIKGKLTNISKGKIRIDYKMRFPAMSKKR; this comes from the coding sequence ATGATATTACCAATAGTTGCATATGGAGATGCTGTATTAAAGAAAGAAGCGAAGGAAATCGATAAAGATTACCCTAAGCTTGATGAGTTGATAGAAAATATGTACGAGACCATGTATGGTGCATATGGTGTTGGTTTAGCAGCTCCTCAAGTTGGTTTGCCTATCCGTTTATTTTTGGTAGATACTGAACCTTTTTCAGACGATGAAGATTTGTCTGAAAAGGATAGAGAACAAATGAAGAATTTTAAGAAAACATTCATCAATGCACAGATTTTAGAAGAAGAAGGAGATGAATGGGCTTTTAATGAAGGTTGTTTAAGTATACCAGATGTTAGAGAGGATGTTTTTAGAAAACCGAAGATTAAGATTCAATATCAAGATGAAAATTTTGAAACCCATGTTGAAGAATATGATGGTTTAATTGCCAGAGTTATTCAGCATGAGTACGATCATATCGAAGGAATTTTATTTACAGATAAACTATCTTCGTTTAAAAAGCGCTTGATTAAAGGTAAATTGACAAATATTTCAAAAGGAAAAATAAGAATAGATTATAAAATGCGTTTTCCTGCAATGAGCAAAAAACGTTAA